The nucleotide sequence CGACTCTACAAAGTCATACTCAAAGTGGAGAGTGCACGGTGCTTACAAGTAGTTAAACTGAAAAATTAACTCTTTTTAGACAAACCAGTTATTTTGAGTTTCaataactgaaaaaaaaaaaagaaaaaaaaaaagggtcttcgGTATTTGTagatgaagattttttttaaatgactaagAAGTTTTATGCCCTAGGTCCGTCTATCCCCGTAGGGTGATGCCAAGACCATGTTAAATTAACTCTTTTTAGAAGAGTCGATCTCTCCCCACAAAAAAAGCGAATCTATGATCTTTTAGACCTGTATTACTTGATCTAAGAGTTTTAGTCACTACGTCTACTCCTTGTTGGTATGCAGATATTATCTGAGTGTAGAAATGGACTGCGGTTGTATAGTCTTTGGAACGGAAAGCTACGTCACAATTCTTCTTATAATTGAGGGATTCCTGCATCTGGTTAGTCCACATTTGAAATGAGAGCTGCAGAAAAAGATACATATGAAAAATGATTAAAACATACACATAACAAGTGCCTTATTCAGAGCATAGACAAGACTAAGCAGTGAGCCAAAGTATGAATATATTTAGACCTGGTTAGCAATTCCGAGAACATTTTTGTTCGTCCATAACCTAAAAGGGACTCTATCTAGTGTTTTACGCTCTGTGATCCCCACCATGAAAAAATTGAAGCAGATTGTATCAACGGATTTCCTAACAATCTCCACATGCAGTACACAATCTTCAACCGTAGAAAGACAATACACAGAAAGTAGAACTACTCCCAGTTGATCTCATTATCGATAGTCCCATCAAAGTCCATAGCTAGGTTTCGCTGCTAGCAAAATCATGGGCTAACATACTTTGCCTTCCATATTTCACTGAGTTGTTTCTGAAGAAGTCTTTGAATCATCCACGGCTCTTGTTCAACTTTAAAGTTGATGGCAAGTTATATTTCTTCTCTGCCCCTCAGACTCAAAACACAGATGACAACTCTTCTCTTGTAGCCACTCATTACCGTACGCATTCCTTCAACCATATAAATGGAATCAGCTACTTGCTCCAAGTCCACGGGCTGGTATGTATTTAATACTGGAGAGAAGACTATACAATGACTCCGGTGATGTGTAGTCCCGCCACTGGCGAGTTTATTACATTACCCGAAGTGAAAGAAATCTTACCCTATCCAAAAACTTATTGCGGGTATGATCCTACCGACAAACAATTCAAAGTGTTGTGTGTATCCGCTAACTCTGCCTCCACCAGGGCTCATGTTTTGACACTAAAGACTGGAAAACATTTATGGAGAATGATTGAATGCACGCCCCATCATACTGTTGTCTCTCATGGGATTTCTATAGCTAGATGGGGTTTTGTATGACCATGCTTATTCAGCAGTGGATTATATGATAGTTTGCTTTAATGTTAGGTCTGAGAAGTTTAGCTATATCAAAATGGATGATGAAAGCACAACCGGAGCTTGTACTTTGATCAACTACAAGGGTAAACAAGGTGGAGTTCAGTTTACAGATACCTGTAAAAGAAATCTCCGGTTGTGGTTGGTAGAACAAGATCATGCTGGCAAATATAAATGGTCATCGAATATCTATGTACTGACTCTGTCATTTAGAGGTTTTGACACTGCTGGAATGACTGGTACAAGTGATATTGTGTTGTCGACATACTATTTGTCAGAccctttttatgttttttactaCAATGTGGAGAGAAAAGGCTTTGACAAAAGTTGAATACAAGGGTTTCAAGAGTTTAAAAATGTCTGAAGCTTACTAAAGTGTACACCTTTCAAGATTATGTAGAGGATGTTAAGCTTATGGAATGTCTTTAGGGCTTTGTGAGACTTtgtttttgtgttctctttttAATTAGCTTTGTTGTCTGTTGAACTCTTAGGTTTTTATACATCTCTTTTTAATGACAGAAAAACATTTTCACATGAGACAAACCAGAAATCACAATCATTATCATCATAATTCATAATaaatacaaagaagaagaagaagaatatgcaTATAGATGGAGAGAgatgagtgagagagagaggaaacaaAGTAAGCCTATACAAAGctctttttgaaacatttttatcAGCGTCTATTGGTCTTCTTGGATTCCAATGTAGTACCGTCTTTAAGAGCTTGCTGGGCATCGGCTTCCATGCCGAGCTTGAACAAGCAAGCCGCTTGTAGATACAACGCGGCTGGCCATTCTGGAGACACAACCTGTGCTTGCAATGCATCGGTCAGAGCCTCTTGTGGGTTCTCGTTCATCAGATACGACAGGCAACGCCGTGCGTGAACTGTTGGTGACACCATTGTTCCTCCATCTATGAACTAAATACACACAAAACATACCAGCCCATTTTCAGTTTTATTgactgaaaaagaaagaaaaaaagaaaattatattgtataattttatatttagagtCTATCTTGGGTATAGGCATGTGAAACATTGGTTTATAATCCTCAAATTTTTAGAGATAATTTCCCTAAACACAGAATTccaaaattgttaaaaatatctatttttaaatcCTTGCTAAATCATTTATAACCCCCAAAATCTTAGAACCGGCCATGATTATATTACCTGAGTGTAGCAATGGACTGCGGCTGTATAGTCTTTGGAACGGAAAGCTACGTCGCCTTGCTTCTTCGAGTTGAGAGATTCTTGCATTTGGTTGGTCCACATTTGAAATGAGAGCTGAAGAAAAAGATACATATGAAAAATGATCAAATCATACACATAACAAGTCCCTTATCCATAGCATAGAAAACACTAAGCAGTGAGCAAAAGGTAAGAACAAGTTGAGACCTCGTTAGCGATTCCTTCATCATCCTTGTATCCCATCTTACTAATTATTTCGTGTATAGCCGTAAGATCTACTCTTAAACAAGCGTCACCAAAGGGGGTCAATGAAAGCTGCTGCTCTTCCTCGTCCTCGGTTTCATGGGGTATACCCATAAGATCATATGAAGGTACGTCAGTTTCCTTCTGGAGTGGGGTGAGTGAAGTGAGGAGAGACTTTACATTTGGCCTTTCTCGAGCTTCGTACTGCAGACAACGTGTGGCTAACCGTACTAACTCAGTTCCATCTTCGTTTGAGAAGTGACCCTCGAGAGCAGAGTCCATTAGCATTGCGCAGTTCTTTCCCTTGATTAAGTCAAGCGCCTGTAAAACATGATGAACTATCAAAACTTAGTAAGAACTATCTAGCCGGATACAATGAGACAGGTCCCAACATTACATCTcacattgtatatataatataacgaGAGGACTTACATGGCTTGGTGGAATATGTTTACCACTCATGAGATCAAGCAAAACAGTTCCAAAACTGAACACTACACTTTCTGGTGTCACTCTACCTGACACACGACATTCAAAACACATATATTCATAAAGGGAGCTAAGGAgacatatataaacatgaagAAGACAAGACAGGGTCTTACCGGTTCGTAGATACTCTGGAGGAGTAAATGCCAAGTTTGTGCTATAACTCTTGCCATCTCGGCTATTTTTCATGAGTCCAAAGCAAGAGAGCCTTGGATTACCATCCTGTAAACCACAAaggataaaataaaaacaatttataaataagaGAAGAATCATAAAGACAAGCAGAGAATCAATCAAATACTCACCTTGTCAAACAAAACCCTGTAAGCATTGAGATCATGATACAAAGCTCTCCCTTTATCACAACAATACTCCAATGCTTGCGCTAAACACAAAGCAACTCTTAGTCTCATCGCCCATTTCATCGGATGATTCTCCCctgaaacaacaaaaaacgaATAATCATCAGTTAACCAAATTTGCAGCAGCAGGAAggaactacaaaaaaaactttagaacAAACACTACACTATCACTGTATTGTCTCTCACGAACACCTCCAACCCA is from Brassica napus cultivar Da-Ae chromosome A4, Da-Ae, whole genome shotgun sequence and encodes:
- the LOC111200972 gene encoding serine/threonine-protein kinase BSK6, producing MGAHCSKFSSCLFHSNFKSSSVLESPDLENGGKLWPSFKEFRLEQLKSATGGFSSDNIVSEHGEKAPNIVYRGRLDDGRLIAVKRFNRLAWADHRQFLDEAKAVGSLRSDRLANLIGCCYEGEERLLVAEFMPHETLAKHLFHWENHPMKWAMRLRVALCLAQALEYCCDKGRALYHDLNAYRVLFDKDGNPRLSCFGLMKNSRDGKSYSTNLAFTPPEYLRTGRVTPESVVFSFGTVLLDLMSGKHIPPSHALDLIKGKNCAMLMDSALEGHFSNEDGTELVRLATRCLQYEARERPNVKSLLTSLTPLQKETDVPSYDLMGIPHETEDEEEQQLSLTPFGDACLRVDLTAIHEIISKMGYKDDEGIANELSFQMWTNQMQESLNSKKQGDVAFRSKDYTAAVHCYTQFIDGGTMVSPTVHARRCLSYLMNENPQEALTDALQAQVVSPEWPAALYLQAACLFKLGMEADAQQALKDGTTLESKKTNRR